The Halobacterium litoreum genome includes a region encoding these proteins:
- a CDS encoding heme-binding protein gives MAEVPPTDEGWFVLHDFYTVDWDAWRAAPERDREAALDEVESFVAHREALAQADEGDSAVFSITGHEADLMFVHFRESLDELDRIERQFEQTAFADYTDHADSYVSVVEISGYTAPDYFEDPESVDTGLRKYFESKLTPEIPEDTYVSFYPMSKRRQPGQNWYDLDIEERAEMMEVHGDLGKQYAGKIEQVIASSVGLDDMEWGVTLFADDLTDVKDIVYEMRFDEVSAKYGEFGSFYVGRRFPPEDFPAFMAGEEVPTPEDDHPHGDGHHGDSESHHHGDDGGHHGSDSDDDGGDADHGPDGDRAGDVDSLREELDDLDVYAGQPHGEDVYATVLYSEADADDLFEEVDGLRGNFEHYDTHVKTAVYDGREADRRAVVSIWDTASAADTASGFLADLPGIVDRSDEESGFGTMGMFYTVKPEKREDFVEKFDVVGGVLADMDGHFDTDLMVNVEDENDMFIASQWRSKEDAMTFFRSDDFADTVDWGRDVLADRPRHVFLA, from the coding sequence ATGGCAGAGGTTCCACCCACCGACGAGGGCTGGTTCGTGCTCCACGACTTCTACACCGTGGACTGGGACGCGTGGCGGGCGGCGCCCGAGCGCGACCGGGAGGCCGCACTCGACGAGGTCGAATCGTTCGTCGCGCACCGCGAGGCGCTCGCGCAGGCCGACGAGGGCGATTCGGCGGTGTTCTCGATCACCGGCCACGAGGCCGATTTGATGTTCGTCCACTTCCGGGAGTCTCTGGACGAACTCGACCGCATCGAGCGCCAGTTCGAGCAGACGGCGTTCGCCGACTACACGGACCACGCGGACTCCTACGTGTCTGTCGTCGAAATCTCGGGGTACACGGCGCCGGACTACTTCGAGGACCCGGAGTCCGTCGACACGGGCCTCCGCAAGTACTTCGAGAGCAAGCTCACGCCGGAGATTCCCGAGGACACGTACGTCTCGTTCTACCCGATGAGCAAGCGCCGCCAGCCCGGGCAGAACTGGTACGACCTCGACATCGAGGAGCGCGCCGAGATGATGGAGGTCCACGGCGACCTCGGCAAGCAGTACGCCGGCAAAATCGAGCAGGTCATCGCGTCCTCCGTCGGTCTCGACGACATGGAGTGGGGCGTCACGCTGTTCGCCGACGACCTCACGGACGTCAAAGACATCGTCTACGAAATGCGCTTCGACGAGGTGTCCGCGAAGTACGGCGAGTTCGGCTCCTTCTACGTCGGTCGTCGCTTCCCGCCGGAGGACTTCCCGGCGTTCATGGCGGGCGAGGAAGTGCCGACGCCCGAGGACGACCACCCGCACGGTGACGGCCACCACGGTGACTCGGAGAGCCACCATCACGGCGACGATGGCGGTCACCACGGTAGCGACTCGGACGACGACGGCGGCGACGCCGACCACGGTCCGGACGGCGACCGCGCGGGCGACGTGGACAGCCTCCGCGAGGAACTCGACGACCTCGACGTGTACGCCGGCCAGCCCCACGGCGAGGACGTGTACGCCACCGTCCTCTACTCCGAGGCGGACGCCGACGACCTCTTCGAGGAAGTGGACGGGCTCCGCGGGAACTTCGAGCACTACGACACGCACGTCAAGACCGCCGTCTACGACGGCCGCGAGGCCGACCGGCGCGCCGTCGTCTCAATCTGGGACACCGCGAGCGCCGCCGACACCGCCTCCGGCTTCCTCGCCGACCTCCCCGGAATCGTCGACCGGAGCGACGAGGAGTCCGGCTTCGGCACGATGGGGATGTTCTACACCGTCAAACCCGAGAAGCGCGAGGACTTCGTGGAGAAGTTCGACGTCGTCGGCGGCGTCCTCGCCGACATGGACGGCCACTTCGACACGGACCTGATGGTGAACGTCGAGGACGAGAACGACATGTTCATCGCCAGTCAGTGGCGCTCCAAGGAGGACGCCATGACGTTCTTCCGGAGCGACGATTTCGCCGACACCGTCGACTGGGGCCGCGACGTGCTCGCCGACCGGCCGCGCCACGTCTTCCTAGCGTAA
- a CDS encoding PadR family transcriptional regulator — protein sequence MRKSGPPKGLVSYLVLELLDEQPRYGYEILKEIESLSGGHWEPSYGSVYPILYKFEDEGYAQRIEVEDEPDRKYFEITDDGREKLAEKRDEVGDTGDDFIDVILGFYHVFAVLGTDERFEIENPDEGEGWRFDEAFSAWIVEQLIRHHEYYFDDFERVEDTPEEFADRMGL from the coding sequence ATGCGCAAGAGTGGGCCGCCGAAGGGACTCGTCTCCTACCTCGTTCTCGAACTCTTAGACGAACAGCCCCGGTACGGCTACGAGATTCTGAAGGAAATCGAGTCGCTGTCCGGCGGCCACTGGGAGCCCTCCTACGGGTCGGTCTACCCCATCCTCTACAAGTTCGAGGACGAGGGGTACGCCCAGCGAATCGAGGTCGAAGACGAGCCCGACCGGAAGTACTTCGAAATTACCGACGACGGCCGCGAGAAACTCGCGGAGAAACGCGACGAGGTCGGGGACACCGGCGACGACTTCATCGACGTGATTCTCGGCTTCTACCACGTCTTCGCGGTGCTCGGGACCGACGAGCGCTTCGAAATCGAGAACCCCGACGAGGGCGAGGGATGGCGGTTCGACGAGGCGTTCTCGGCGTGGATCGTCGAACAACTGATTCGCCACCACGAGTACTACTTCGACGACTTCGAGCGCGTCGAGGACACCCCCGAGGAGTTCGCCGACCGGATGGGCCTCTAG